Proteins from one Hydrogenivirga caldilitoris genomic window:
- a CDS encoding flagellar protein FlaG, producing MRVNGKGSEVDIELLRQVQREVQPHKGVESVKRDIERRAEESLQESSMSREELQKLLREIQRKLDYLNRYLKIDIDDQLEIPVVKVFERDTNRLIRQIPPDYVLELMKRIDQMLGVLLSERV from the coding sequence ATGAGGGTGAACGGTAAAGGCTCCGAGGTGGACATTGAACTTCTCAGGCAGGTTCAGAGGGAGGTTCAACCCCATAAGGGAGTGGAGTCTGTTAAGAGAGACATTGAAAGGAGGGCAGAGGAAAGCCTCCAGGAAAGCTCCATGAGCAGGGAGGAGCTCCAAAAGCTTCTCAGGGAAATTCAGAGGAAGCTTGATTACCTCAACAGATACCTGAAGATAGATATAGACGACCAGCTTGAGATACCGGTTGTGAAGGTTTTTGAGAGGGACACCAACAGACTTATCCGTCAGATACCCCCCGACTATGTCCTTGAGCTTATGAAGAGAATTGACCAGATGCTCGGTGTTCTGCTGAGCGAGAGGGTTTAG
- a CDS encoding flagellin, whose protein sequence is MALRINFNYEAAVTHTALKQNERLMNKSLLRLSTGLRILNAADDSAGLFIADQLAVVSAGLEQGNRNIQTGISALQIAENSSGQIYNKLKEIYVKAENAANDINDPNARAALQKEISNLVDAIQKIGTDTEYNGIKLLDGTFAGKSIHYGPRYGQTVTVNIGDVRAQSLGAYIVSGNGGVYTSAADKPITGLETDKDDYALANGEELRVGGQVVLQGTATTVLVDAATAANNINNDATLQAAGIEAVAKNKSTGADFTGVVSGDAGDTVTLHFYVGARDITSPNFSITGVTTTTTLSDLVTQINSQASATGTPITARAENGKLVLETTNGETIAIEAEVTADAGSNNNVAVNFSQLIEGASDVTGLADTQKAYAVKVGELQIYGTDSFVVNESGIDIVGGSGPDTSITATLNNLYSIDVSTNSGAETALLIIKKAIQKVDTVRSEIGAVMNNLQTIFDAQKVAQDNTNEAENVIRNVDFAEEMKNFTTMQIRMQSGVAMLAQANTLPQLVLQLLR, encoded by the coding sequence ATGGCTCTAAGAATCAACTTCAACTATGAGGCGGCTGTGACGCACACAGCCCTCAAGCAGAACGAGAGGCTTATGAACAAGTCTCTCCTGAGGCTCTCAACAGGTCTCAGAATTCTGAACGCTGCGGACGATTCCGCAGGTCTGTTCATAGCTGACCAGCTTGCCGTTGTCTCCGCCGGTCTTGAACAGGGTAACAGAAACATCCAGACGGGAATATCCGCCCTCCAGATAGCGGAGAACTCCTCCGGACAGATTTACAACAAACTAAAGGAGATCTATGTCAAAGCTGAGAATGCTGCCAACGACATCAACGACCCCAACGCAAGGGCAGCTCTCCAGAAGGAGATAAGCAACCTCGTTGACGCCATTCAGAAGATAGGAACGGACACCGAGTACAACGGGATAAAGCTCCTTGACGGAACCTTCGCCGGAAAGTCCATACACTACGGACCGAGGTACGGACAGACGGTTACAGTTAACATAGGCGACGTGAGGGCACAGAGCCTGGGTGCTTACATAGTGAGCGGAAACGGAGGTGTATATACAAGTGCTGCAGACAAGCCAATAACTGGTTTGGAAACGGACAAAGATGATTATGCCCTTGCCAACGGTGAAGAGCTCAGGGTTGGAGGTCAGGTTGTCCTTCAGGGAACAGCTACAACTGTCCTCGTAGATGCGGCAACCGCCGCTAACAACATAAACAACGACGCTACCCTTCAGGCGGCGGGCATAGAGGCGGTTGCAAAGAACAAGAGCACCGGAGCGGATTTTACAGGTGTTGTGTCAGGTGATGCCGGAGACACTGTCACGTTGCATTTCTATGTTGGTGCAAGGGATATAACATCTCCCAACTTTTCCATAACAGGAGTCACAACAACTACCACACTTTCAGACCTTGTTACTCAGATTAACAGCCAAGCTTCTGCAACGGGGACACCTATAACTGCAAGAGCGGAAAACGGTAAGCTCGTTCTTGAAACGACCAACGGAGAAACGATAGCTATAGAGGCTGAAGTTACTGCCGATGCTGGATCAAACAATAACGTCGCTGTTAACTTCTCCCAGCTTATAGAAGGTGCTTCGGATGTAACAGGATTGGCTGATACGCAAAAAGCCTACGCCGTCAAAGTAGGTGAGCTACAGATTTACGGAACCGACAGCTTCGTTGTGAATGAGAGTGGTATAGATATAGTCGGTGGGAGCGGTCCGGACACTTCCATCACTGCAACCTTGAACAACCTCTACTCCATAGACGTTTCTACCAACTCAGGAGCTGAGACTGCGCTCCTTATAATAAAGAAGGCGATACAGAAGGTTGATACGGTTCGTTCCGAGATAGGTGCTGTTATGAACAACCTCCAGACAATATTTGACGCCCAGAAGGTCGCTCAGGACAACACCAACGAAGCTGAGAACGTCATAAGGAACGTGGACTTCGCTGAGGAGATGAAGAACTTCACGACGATGCAGATAAGGATGCAGTCCGGTGTTGCAATGCTCGCACAGGCGAACACCCTGCCCCAGCTCGTCCTACAGCTACTGAGGTAA